In Ureibacillus thermophilus, the genomic stretch AAGGGCGAATGGAATTTGCATTTTCCTGCCGCTCTTTTTTTACGTATAAAAATGTTTTTATAATACATTAATCTTTTAGTTGTAGCCAGTAACTTGAGAAAACACCACAAATTATTGTTTTGTGGTGTTTTGACATCTCTCTATTGTAATATTCGTCAACAAATTGACACATTCTAAGGTTGAAGAGATTGGAAATTCTTAAGAAAATAAATAGTGATAGGTGTTATTTAAATAACTAGTAATAAAATCATAGTTTATATAGATCATTGATATTACTATTATCAGCTATTATAGTTTATTTTTACTATAGAGGAGATGGTAATATGAAAAATTCTAAGTTAGTTATAGAAATGGAATTGCCAATTCAGGTCTATGATATTGATGCGATGGGAATCGTCAGTAACCTTGTTTATGTGAGATGGTTCGAAGATTTACGAATGGAATTTTTAAATGTAACTTATTCGCTAAAAGAAATGATTAAAATGAATATAATTCCCATCTTAATTCACACGGAAATCGATTACCGACTTCCCCTCACCATTTACGATAAACCGATAGGACGCTGTTGGCTCATTGATTCGGGTAATTCAAGCTGGGAAATGGCTTTTGAAATTTTCAACGAAGACAAAGTGTATTGCGAAGGAAAACAAAAAGGGTGTTTCTATGATTTACAAAAGAAAAAAATAACACGTATCCCGGAACAATTGTGTGCTGCAATCAATAGTATGCTTGCATAATAATAGTTAATTCTGGGGCGCATCCAAGAATAATGTGAGCTTCCCAGATATGCCCCAGCATACTTGATTTAATAAATGGAATAGATTGTTTTCACCACACCATCAATCACCTGAATTTTTGATTGTTTTTGATTTTCCGTCAAGAAAGCATACCATTTTCCCCTTTTTGCTTTTTAAGACTTTCGCAAAAGTTTGAAAATCATTTTTGCCAAAGGTCGAATCCTCTGTGCCATAAATATAAATATTTCCATTTAATGTTTTATTTTTGATTTCTCCATCAATATAAAAATATGTATGAAAACGATAATCACTTCCTAAAACATCGAGGGCTGCTGATGCCGTCAGCAGCTTCAGCGTGGAAGCAGGTTTAATCGGAGTATCTCCATTTTTTTGATAAATAATTTCTCCATTATCAACGGATCTTACGGATACACTGACATTGGAGCTTCCAAGTTTTTGCTGTATCGTTGAATCTAAGGAAGCCGCATATGTATGCGAGAACGCAAAACAACAACTAAATGAAATAAAAAACAAGAAAAGCAAAATATTTCTGAATTTTCATTTCGTACTCCTGTCAAAAAAATTACAATATTTCTGAAATATTATCATCCAATTGCCATTATAACATCCATAAATGGTAAATTCTATATAATTTTGAGTAATATAATAGGTTTTGTTTATAAACAAAAATAGGCGATCTAGAAAGGAATGCTCTCTAAATCGCCTATCTTCATGCAACAGGTTCAGTTTTTCTCTAAAGCCACTATCAATGAAAATTATTTAACAATGGAAACAGTCTAAAAAATATTAATCTATTTTAAACTTCTCCACCAGTTGATCTAATTGTTCAGACATTTCATTGAGTTGGACAATGGATGCTTGAACTTCTTCCACCATCGCCAATTGGCTTTCCATAATTTCCGCAAATTCATCTATTTCATCTGATGTTTGGTTGGCAATGGATTGAACTTCATCAATGACTTGAACCACTTCATTGCCGTGCTCCGATAGTTGAGTAATCTCCTTATTGATTTCTGAAATTTGCTCTGACACGACTTGGATGGAATCATTAATATCATTGAATGTTTGACCTGTTTCAACAATGACTGTTGTGCCTTTTTCCACTTCCTCATTGCTAAATTCCATCGTTTTCATGGCATCGAACGTTTTATTTTGAATTTCTTTAATGAGCTCAGAAATCCGCTTGGCTGCTGCAGCAGACTGCTCGGCCAGTTTTCGCACTTCTTCGGAAACGATGGCAAAGCCTTTTCCATGTTCACCTGCCCTTGCTGCTTCAATCGCCGCATTTAAAGCAAGTAAATTCGTTTTATCCGCTATTTCTGTAATAACTACAACAATTTCATCAATCTCTTTCGACTTCGAACCTAATTCACTTATTACTTTAGAAGATTCTTTCTGCACATTTTTTATTTGTTCCATTTGTTGAATTGCTTTACGCACTTTCTCTTTTCCATTATCGGAAACGTGATTTGCATTTCTCGAGGATGCAGAAACTTCCAGTAAAGTGGATGAAATTTTTTTGAGTTGTTCAGACATATGTCGAATCGATTTCACCGCATCTGATACGATGGATTGTTGGCGGTCTGCCCCATCAGAAATTACCCGTACAGATTCCGTTACAGATTCCGCTGAACTTGCCGTTTGCTCTGCCGTGCTGGATAATTCTTCGGATGAAACCGCTAATTGATGCGAACTGTTTTTTATTGTTGAAATCATGGACTTGATTTCTTTTACCATTTCATTGAATGCATGAGTTAGTAGCCCTACTTCATCTTTCCGGTTCGACTTTAACTGTACCGTAAAGTCCCCTTCCCGTACTTTTGCCATTTCTTTTGCTAAATTTCTTAATGGGTTAATCAAAATTTTTGTAGCAAAGTAAATAATAAAGACAACGACAATGAGGGAAACAATTGTAAACAAAATAATTGTTCGTTTTCGGGAATCCAACATATTCTTAATATATTCTGCATCAAAGTCAGCGCCGAGAATTCCAATGAACTCCCCTTTGTCATTCTTCAACGGTACATAGGCGCTCACTGCAACCCCATATTCATCAACCGTAAATTCACCGACTTGAAGTTCTTGGGTTTCAAAAGCTAAAGCCATGGCTTCATAATAATTTTTTTCCACTTCTCCAAAGGCGGATGCCTCCTCATCATCCAACGGCGCACCATCAACCACATAATAATATTCATACTCGCCGTCTGAATTTTTTCTTTGATTCATCGTAAATAAATATAAAAGCCCATTCATTTCTTTTATTTCATTTAATTTTTCACGCAATTCATAATAATAATCCGTTTCTTCATTTTCAAGGAGAAGTTGTTCATATTTTTCCATATCGAGATATTCCACGGATTTTTCTGCAATGTTTTTTGCCTGCGTGCCGATTGTCGTAACAACCAATTTCTTGAATGAAAAGTAAATGTTACAACTGATTATCACCGTGCAAATGATAAATAAAATTGAGAATAAAATGATAATTTTTGTCTGAATGCTTTTCATTTTTTCCTCCTTTAGCAACAATTCATTGGTTACTTTATTCTAAATCACCTTTCTATATTACTATTGTTAATTTCCAACAATTAATATTGAATAATTAAATTATACTAAATTTTTATATATTTTAGAAGATAAGGAATTATAATACATCTACAAAAGTACTATAAGAATCTAAAATAAAACCTTATCAAAAGTTATCTAGTACTTTTAAAATCTTAATTTTGGAGTTTTTAAAGTAAAGAGTAACATATAAAGTCGCTACGCAGCAAAGATAAAAATGATGCATCTGAAATGGAGGAAACTTGAATTGAGAGGTTTTTTGATGAGGTTGGGACAAATCTAAAAAAACATCATTTTCTCCAAAGAGAAAATGATGTTTTTTTGATATGTTATTAAAATTGATTTCCGTTCCGGGGACGCTTTCCGCGGGCCCAGCTAGACTCTCCTCTGAGTCATTCCTTCGCTCCTCGTTGTCTCGAGAGGGCTTGTCGCAGGAAAGCTTTGAATTTACTTCCTTGAGCTTGCTCCGCTTTGCGACTAAGCGTGCGCGACAGGAACTCGCCCCGTCACTTCAATCAATTTTTAGTTATTTCAATTTTTTATCAAAACTCTTTCAACTGCCCCTTTCATTTTTTGTTTATGTCCCAGCCTCATCTTTTTCCCCTTTATTGGGCTGACTTCAATCTTGTAAAAAAATGAATAATATACAAGACAGCTGTACTAATAAACATCCATAGACTTATAACGCCAATCCCCATACCTAGCCATCCTCCAATTAAAAAAATGGAGATGAAAAATACAGGAATAGCGAACACCTTTTTTGAAATCATTGTTTAGAAAGATGTTTGAAATGAAGCGTAATGGGGTGATGTTTGGAAAGCGCGATGAAAGCAAAACAGTTTCTATCTTTTATAAAAGGTTTAAATATTGTATTTACAATAATACTCTTCCTAACAATCTTAGGTACCGTGTTTCTACTTATATTAATAGGCGGAGCTATTTTGACATCAGAACAATTTGTCTTGAATCTCATGAGAAAAGGGGATATCAGCGCTTCTCTAGATTTGAATGGGCTAAAAATCATCTTCGGAGAACCAGATATGAATTTATTTCATTATGATAAATCATTGGTAATTCTTTTTCTTTTCACTTTCCTTTTTTATGATTCAATCGTTTTGGCAATTATTTTTCTTGTAACAAGATTTTTAAAATCTATTTTAGATGGTGATATTTTTACATTAACAAACAGTCGAAGAATTGAATGGATCGGCTACTGTATTATCTTTCTGAGCGTTACCTTTAAAAGCAACGGGGCATTTTTTTATATTGTATGAATGAAATATTCAATTTCGCGGCTTTCATTCAAAACACGGAATTAGTTCAATCAGTTTCCATACAATTTTTCGGCATTCATTGGGGTATGCTGTTATGCGGATTAATCATTTGGAACATTGGGCATATTTTTCGATACGGCTCATTTTTACAACAAGAATTTGATGCAACGGTTTAGGATGTGAAAACATGATTATTGTAAGATTAGATTGGGTACTTGCAGATCGGAAAATGCAATTAAACGAATTACATTGTAAATTTATCCAATTTAAAAACTGGAAAAGTAAAGGCCATTCGCCTCTCCACATTAAACGCCATTTGCAAAGCATTAAATTGCTAACCCGGCGATATTTTGGAATATGTGGAGGATGAGGAAGAGTTGGAAGAGAAGTAAATTCTAATGGAAAATACAACCAAACAGTTTAGCTTGTCTCTAGGCCGTTTGGTTTTCATTTTTAATCGGTAACAGGGAACTTTTTCCGTTATTTACAATTTCAACAACCCGGAGTACACTCTTTTTAAACTCCCTTAATCCTCTTCCCATCTCCTACATATTAAATTTCATCAATAGATTACATCAAAAAAAACTATTTATATAAAATTTTTTTAGCTTTCTATATTTAACTAATTATCTCCCTATCCAAATCAAAAGAGAAATCCCACTGAATGTTATGTCATATCAAACTATCAAACTTTAATAGTTGAAAATAATTTTTAAAAAAATAGATATTTTCAAATCTTCCAGAGAATTAAAAAAGTATTTATTTTAACAAAAAAGTTTGATATTATGATTATCGAGCATGCAAATTTCAGAAAAATGGCACGTCCATATTTTTTCTGAAAATTTTTAAAATGATTAATGGAGGGGAAAAAATGAAAAAGAAGTTTTGGCTCTTATTAGCAGCACTATTCACACTTACTTTAGTGCTAAGTGCCTGCAGCGGCAGCAAAGAAGAAAACAAAAACGAAGGTGAAGGAAAAGAAACTTCTCGTTCAAAAGAACTTAATTTAGTCATCACTTCTGAGCCGCCTTCCTTACATCCAGGACTTGCGACAGATTCTACTTCTTCCGCAATTCTAAATAACGTATTTGAAGGCTTAACAACTCGTCAAGGTGACGAAATTGTGAATGCAGCAGCAGAAGACATTTCCATCAGCGATGACCAAATAACTTACACAATCAAATTACGCGATGCAAAATGGTCAAACGGAGATCCTGTAACAGCATATGACTTTGAATATGCTTGGAAGTGGGTATTAAATCCTGAAAACGCTTCCGAATATGCTTCTATGCTTTACCCAATCAAAAACGCAGAAGCTTACAACAAAGGTAAAGCGAAAGTTGAAGATGTTGGTATTAAAGTAGAAGACGATAAAACTTTAGTTGTTACATTGGAACAACCAACACCTTATTTCTTAGAAATGTTAGCATTTAAAACATACTTCCCAGTTAATAAAAATGTAGCTGAGAAAAATCCAAAATGGTACACAGAAGCTGGAGAAGATTATGTAACAAACGGTCCATTCTTGCTTGATTCTTGGAATCATAACAAAGATATCACATTGAAGAAAAACCCAGATTACTGGGATGCTGCAAATGTAGCACTTGAAAAAGTAAATATTACAATGGTTGAATCTGAACAAACAGCAGCAACTATGTTTGATAATGGGGAAATTGACTTCTTAGGTTCTCCATTCCAAACAGTAGCTTTAGATGCAATTGACCAATACAAATCAGAAGGTATTTTAAAAATCAAAGACTATGCAGCCATCTATGTATACAAATTTAATACAACAGATGAAATTCTTAAAAACAAAAATATCCGTCGTGCATTAGCACTTGCAATTGACCGTCAATCATTGATTGACAACATTACAAAAGGTGAACAAAAACCTGCATTAGGTATGGTTCCTGTAGCGATTAAAGGCTTTGAAGAAGATCGCGGCTACTTCAAAGACAATGATGTAGAAGAAGCGAAAAAAGCTCTTGAACAAGGTATGAAAGAGCTAGGAATCAGCAAACCTGAAGATATCAATATCACAATTTCATTTAACACGAGTGAAGCTCACGCAGCAATCGCTCAGTTCATTCAAGAAAATTGGCGTAAAAACTTAGGCATCAATGCAACGCTTGACAACTCTGAATGGCAAGTTTACTTAGACAAATTGTCAAATTTAGATTACCAAGTTGGACGTTTAGGTTGGATTGCAGACTACAACGATGCTTATACATTCCTAGAACAATATGATTCTGCTCAAAACGGTAACAACGATACAGGTTGGGAAAACCCAGAATATACAAGACTATTAAGAGAATCTAACAAAGAAACTGATCCAGAAAAACGTTTAGAATTATTAAAACAAGCAGAAGCGATTATTATTGAAGAAATGCCGGTTGCACCAATTTACTACTACACTAACCTAAGTGTTGCTAAAGACTATGTGAAAAACATGGAGACAGATATTTTAGGTAATATTTACTTAAAATATGTAGATGTTGAATAATAAATTGGTGTAATTAAATTCTAGGTTCATAGTTGTAAAGGCTGCTGAAATCGATTGTATTGATTCATAGCAGCCTTTCACTATTTTTTAGGACTATACAGAATTTTTAGATAAAGGAGGGAGCGCTTTGCTGAAGTACATTCTCAAAAGAATTGTTCTTATGTTCATTGCGTTATTAATTATCATCACGGCAACCTTTTTCTTAATGAAGGCTGCACCTGGTAATCCTTTTGCAAGTGAAAAGGATTTTCCACCTGAAATTGAAGCAAATTTAAGAGCGAAATATGGATTAGATAATCCTTGGTATATTCAATATAAGGATTATTTACTCAATACGTTGACGTTTGACTTTGGCGAGTCCATGAAATATAAAAACCGCTCCACGAACGATATTATTGCCGATGGGTTCCCGGTTTCGTTATCTCTTGGACTTGAAGCCATGTTTTTAGCGGTTGGAATCGGTGTATTACTTGGCATTATTGCGGCCCTTTACCATAACCGCGTGATTGATTATTTTGCAACGACCATCGCGGTTTTGGGCATTTCAATCCCCTCATTCGTTATGGCCGGATTAATGCAATACTTCATCTCTTTAAAATTGGGCCTATTCCCTGTTGCCGGGTGGAACGGCTTTAAATACTCAGTTCTGCCAGCGTTGGCAATCGCTTTGACACATGCGGGGTATATCGCAAAATTGGTCCGTTCCAGCATGTTGGAACAAAACAACAGTGAATATGTGAAATTAGCCCGTGCCAAAGGGCTTGGCAAATGGACAATCACTTTTAAGCATACTTTGCGTAATGCATTAATGCCGGTTATTACTTATTTAGGGCCTTTAACAGCCGGTGTTGTAACAGGAAGTTTTGTTATAGAGCAAATTTTTGCCATTCCTGGATTAGGTAGACATTTCGTTCAAAGTATCACAAACCGTGATTATACAGTCATTATGGGAACAACCGTATTCTATGCAATTATTTTAATGCTCGCTGTATTAATCGTAGACATCTTATATACTATCATTGACCCGCGCATTAAATTGAAAGGAGGAGCAAAGAAATAATGGTAAAACAGCATGAAACGACCAACAATTTAACTCCTGAAATGTTTACAGTAGTCGGAACGCGGTTGGAAGAAGGCGATAAATTGGCAAAAAAGCCTGTATCGTTCTGGAAAGAAGTATTCCTCCGCTTTAACCAAAATAAATTGGCGGTTACAGGTGTTATCATTTTATTCCTCATTACACTGTTTGCGATATTTGTTCCTGAACTGTCGCAATACAGTTATCGCGATCAATTAGGTGTTTATAATGCAGCTCCTTCAAAGGAACATTGGTTTGGAACAGATGATTTAGGGCGGGATATTTTTGTTCGTGTATGGTTTGGTGCCCGCATTTCATTATTTATCGGTATCACAGCTGCCATTATTGATTTAATCATTGGCGTTTTATGGGGAAGCATTTCTGGACTTATTGGCGGACGTGTAGATGATATTATGATGCGGATTGTCGATATTTTATCTGCTATTCCTTATCTTTTAGTGGTAATCATTTTATTGGTAGTAATGGAACAAGGTCTTTTACCGATGATTATCGCTTTATCGATTACCGGTTGGATCAACATGGCACGGATTGTCCGCGGTGAAGTGTTATCCATTAAAAACCGTGAATTCGTACTAGCATCGAGAACTCTTGGCGCAAGAAATTGGCATTTAATTATCCGCCACATTATCCCAAATGCTTTAGGTGCAATTCTTGTAACGATGACATTAACAATTCCAAGCGCCATCTTCACAGAATCGTTCTTAAGCTTTTTAGGTTTAGGAGTAAACCAACCAATTGCCAGCTGGGGAACAATGGCATCAGAAGGTATGGGCGGTTTACGTGTAGCCCCTTGGCGTTTATTCTTCCCTGCTTTCTTAATTTCTTTAACGATCTTTGCTTTTAATGCCGTTGGTGATGGTTTGCGCGATGCACTTGATCCAAAATTACGCAAATAGAAAGGGGTGGAAGCATGAATAAACCATTACTCGAAGTAAAGAATTTAAAAATCAACTTCAAAACATACGCAGGGCTTGTTCAAGCAGTACGTGGCGTTGATTTTACATTATATGAAGGGGAAACTTTGGCAATTGTTGGCGAATCCGGTTCGGGTAAAAGTGTGACAACCAATGCCATTATGAAATTGATTCCGCAGCCACCAGGAATATATGCGGATGGTCAAATCTTATTCGAAGGAAAAGATTTAATTCCCCTTTCCGATAAAGAAATGTCCAAAATTCGTGGCAATGAGATTGCGATGATTTTCCAAGATCCAATGACTGCTTTAAACCCAACTATCCGTGTTGGAAAACAAATTATGGAAGTAATTTTAAAACATAAAAAAGTTTCAAAGCAAGAAGCAAAAGAAAGAGCAATTGAATTGCTTCGCCAAGTCGGCATTCCAATGCCAGAAAAACGGTTCAGCCAATATCCACATGAATTTAGCGGCGGTATGAGACAGCGTGTTGTTATCGCCATTGCGCTTGCGGCTGATCCGAAATTATTGATTGCCGATGAACCGACAACAGCCCTTGACGTGACGATTCAAGCGCAAATATTGGAATTATTAAAGGAACTTCAAAAAAAACATAAAACATCTATTATTTTTATTACCCATGATTTAGGGGTTGTAGCAAATGTCGCCGATCGGGTGGCGGTTATGTATGCAGGACAAATTGTGGAATACGGAACGGTCAACGATATTTTCTACAATCCAAAACATCCATACACTTGGGGACTTCTTGGCTCCATGCCTGATCTAAATAACAAAAGTGATGAAAGATTGTATGCGATTCCAGGTTCTCCACCTGATTTGACTAATCCGCCAAAAGGTGATGCCTTTGCACCTCGGAACAAATATGCATTGGCCATCGATTTTGAAAAAGAACCTCCAATGTTTAAAGTATCCGATACACATTATGCTAAAACATGGCTATTGCATGAATATGCACCGAAAATCAACATTCCTGAGCCAATCGTAAGAAGAATGGAAAGATATAAGAAGGAGGCTGGATTAGGTGAATAAAGAGAATAAAATTTTGGAAGTAAAAAACTTAACTCAATATTTCGGCTCTCCTTCCAATCCAATAAAAGCTGTTGACGGCATTAGTTTTCATATTTTTGAAGGTGAAACATTAGGCCTCGTTGGTGAATCTGGCTGCGGGAAATCCACTACAGGCCGCTCCATTATCGGACTCTATAACATTACTGGCGGCGAAGTGATTTTCAAAGGAAAAAATGTTCATCAAATCAAATCAAAAAAAGAACAAAAGCAATTAAAACGGGAAATACAAATGATTTTCCAAGACCCATATGCTTCACTGAACCCGCGGATGACAGCTGGTGAAATCATCAGCGAAGGATTTGATATCCACGGCCTATATAAAAACAAAGCAGAACGTCAAGAAAAGATTATTTCTTTATTGGAAGCAGTTGGCTTAAATCGTGAACATATGACACGATATCCACATGAATTTTCCGGTGGCCAAAGACAACGAATCGGAATTGCTAGAGCGTTAAGTTTAGATCCAAGCTTCATTATCGCCGATGAGCCGATTTCCGCTCTCGACGTTTCCATTCAAGCGCAAGTAGTCAATTTGCTAAAAGATCTGCAAAAGGAACGAAATTTGACTTATTTATTTATTGCCCATGATTTATCGATGGTCAAATATATCAGCGATCGAATTGCGGTTATGTATCGGGGAAAAATTATGGAATTGGGCGATGCAGACGAAATTTACAACAACCCAATTCATCCATATACAAAATCTTTATTATCCGCTGTTCCTCTTCCAGATCCGATTTTGGAAAGAAAACGGAAACGAATTCCTTATGTCCATGAAGAAACACCGGATACAGCTAAAATGCATGAGCCATTGCCAAATCATTTTGTTTACGGTACGGATGAACAAGTCAATAAATGGGTAAAACAAGCAAAGCTGTAGGGCTTAGAGGAAAAAAGGCTTAAGGGGACCTAAATCCCCTTAGGCCTTTTTTGTTTTTTGGGGAGTACTTGACGGAAAGAAGAGGCTATGAAAATCTTTTATTTATTTTCCGCTCTAAGAGGCTTGGCATTCGGCATCCGACTGATTAAATAAGAAGGAATATTAGTAAAAATGTTGAAAGTAATATAAAATGTCGTTTATTTCAAGCTAATAAAGGGAGAGTCATATGAGGAATAAAATCATTATGTTGATTTCTGTACTATTGTTAATGACTCTTGTCGGCTGTAAAAATCTTGATGAAAACAAAAAGTTAGAGGAAAGCCCTACTTTTACATTACCCGTGACTTTTCATGACGGGACAAAGGGTGAGTATGTATTGATTGGGAAAGAAGGTAAGGTGGGAATTTTGGTTGGATCGGGTAACGAAGGTGAAGCAGTCGCAACAAGGTTTATTGCAAATCAACCGAATAAATATATGTGGCATTTTTGGGGAGAGGAAGATAAAATCAGCGGTGATTTTAAAGTAGTTGGCATTGATAAAGACGGAAAAGAACATCCCGTGCTGCTATCTGGCAATAATACAGTTTGGCAATACTCTAATGTTTCCATTAGCCCGAATAACGGCGCAGATTCTCATATTCCATCATCTATGATGTTCCCTACAAGTGGATTATGGAAATTAAAAATATATTTTAATGATCAATTATTTGAGGAACTCGTTATAAACGTTGAAGAAAGTTGATCTTCAACTAATTGATAAAGAGGCAGAGTTAACCGTTCGAAGATTAACTTTGCCTGTTGTTTTAACATAAATGGAATAATCCCCTAGGTGATTCTTCTGCACCAATAAAACAAGCCTCTCGCGAAATGAGAGGCTTTTCATTTTTAGTGAGACATAATCACTAACAGGATAATGAATAAAATCGCAAAGAGGTAAAGTAATGGATGAACCTCTTTACCCTTACCTTTCAGTAACTTAAATAATGGGTAAGAAATAAACCCGAATGCAATACCATCTGAGATACTAGACGTTAATGGCATGATTAAAATAACTAAAAATGCTGGAAATGCTTCTTCTACTTTATCCCATTCGATATGGCGAACAACACCAATCATTAAACTACCTACAATAATTAAGGCAGGAGAAGTAATAGCAGGTACACTTGCTAATGTAGCTGCTAATGGCGAGAAGAATAAGGTAATGACAAATAGCCCTGCAACTACTAACGACGTTAATCCAGTACGTCCACCTACTGCTACACCAGAAGAAGATTCGATATAGGCTGTTGATGGACTTGTACCAAACATTGAACCGATGATCGTTGTCATCGAATCACCAAGGAAAGCTTGACGTGCTCGTGGCAATTTATCATCTTTTAAAATACCCGCTTGTTTCGCAACGCCAATCATCGTACCTGTCGTGTCAAACAATGTAACTAAAATGAATGAAAATACTGTCCCATATAAACCATATTTAATGACATCGCCAAAAGCTTCAATTGGATTCCATACTAAAATCCCTTCTGGTAATGATGGCATTGAAATAACACCATTGAATGTTACATTGCCAGTTAATGCTGCAAGGATTGCTGTCACAATCATACCCCAGAAAATTGCACCGAATACACGGTACATCATGAAGATAGCCGTAACAAGAACCCCTACAATTGTTAACCAAACCATAGGGCTTGATAAATCTCCTAATCGGATTAATGTCGCTTCGTCATCTGTCACGACGCCTGCTGATCGCATGCCAATGAAAGCGATGAATAAACCGATACCAGCAGTAATAGCTAATTTTAAATTATTCGGTATGGCTTTCACGAGCATTTGTCGTAAAGGCGTTAAGCTAATAATAAAGAAAATAATACCCGCTACAAATACAGCAGAAAATGCTGTCATATAGTCAATTTCGCCTTTAGACGCTTGGACAACCGAGAATGTAAAGAATGCATTTAACCCCATGCCCGGAGCCATTGCAATTGGATAATTGGCAAATAGCGCCAACCATAATGTACCAAATACTGCCGCAATAATTGTCGCTGTGAATACTTGTTCACTAGGTACACCCGAAATCGCTAGAATCGAAGGGTTAACGATGACAATATATACCATTGTTAAGTAAGTGGTTAATCCTGCAAAAATTTCAGTTTTTACAGTTGTCTTATTTTCTTGTAGTCGAAACAAAAAGTTCAGCCCCCTAAATACGAACATTTAAAACAACAGAATTAATAATATTCGGTCTTTAGCTTAAATGCAAGTGTTTTTTACGGGAATTTTCTCTGTGTATCAAAATTTTAAAAATAGAGAAAATTAAGAATAAA encodes the following:
- a CDS encoding acyl-CoA thioesterase, coding for MKNSKLVIEMELPIQVYDIDAMGIVSNLVYVRWFEDLRMEFLNVTYSLKEMIKMNIIPILIHTEIDYRLPLTIYDKPIGRCWLIDSGNSSWEMAFEIFNEDKVYCEGKQKGCFYDLQKKKITRIPEQLCAAINSMLA
- a CDS encoding D-alanyl-D-alanine carboxypeptidase: MFFISFSCCFAFSHTYAASLDSTIQQKLGSSNVSVSVRSVDNGEIIYQKNGDTPIKPASTLKLLTASAALDVLGSDYRFHTYFYIDGEIKNKTLNGNIYIYGTEDSTFGKNDFQTFAKVLKSKKGKMVCFLDGKSKTIKNSGD
- a CDS encoding methyl-accepting chemotaxis protein, translating into MKSIQTKIIILFSILFIICTVIISCNIYFSFKKLVVTTIGTQAKNIAEKSVEYLDMEKYEQLLLENEETDYYYELREKLNEIKEMNGLLYLFTMNQRKNSDGEYEYYYVVDGAPLDDEEASAFGEVEKNYYEAMALAFETQELQVGEFTVDEYGVAVSAYVPLKNDKGEFIGILGADFDAEYIKNMLDSRKRTIILFTIVSLIVVVFIIYFATKILINPLRNLAKEMAKVREGDFTVQLKSNRKDEVGLLTHAFNEMVKEIKSMISTIKNSSHQLAVSSEELSSTAEQTASSAESVTESVRVISDGADRQQSIVSDAVKSIRHMSEQLKKISSTLLEVSASSRNANHVSDNGKEKVRKAIQQMEQIKNVQKESSKVISELGSKSKEIDEIVVVITEIADKTNLLALNAAIEAARAGEHGKGFAIVSEEVRKLAEQSAAAAKRISELIKEIQNKTFDAMKTMEFSNEEVEKGTTVIVETGQTFNDINDSIQVVSEQISEINKEITQLSEHGNEVVQVIDEVQSIANQTSDEIDEFAEIMESQLAMVEEVQASIVQLNEMSEQLDQLVEKFKID
- a CDS encoding YesK family protein; this encodes MISKKVFAIPVFFISIFLIGGWLGMGIGVISLWMFISTAVLYIIHFFTRLKSAQ
- a CDS encoding DUF2975 domain-containing protein; translation: MESAMKAKQFLSFIKGLNIVFTIILFLTILGTVFLLILIGGAILTSEQFVLNLMRKGDISASLDLNGLKIIFGEPDMNLFHYDKSLVILFLFTFLFYDSIVLAIIFLVTRFLKSILDGDIFTLTNSRRIEWIGYCIIFLSVTFKSNGAFFYIV
- a CDS encoding peptide ABC transporter substrate-binding protein gives rise to the protein MKKKFWLLLAALFTLTLVLSACSGSKEENKNEGEGKETSRSKELNLVITSEPPSLHPGLATDSTSSAILNNVFEGLTTRQGDEIVNAAAEDISISDDQITYTIKLRDAKWSNGDPVTAYDFEYAWKWVLNPENASEYASMLYPIKNAEAYNKGKAKVEDVGIKVEDDKTLVVTLEQPTPYFLEMLAFKTYFPVNKNVAEKNPKWYTEAGEDYVTNGPFLLDSWNHNKDITLKKNPDYWDAANVALEKVNITMVESEQTAATMFDNGEIDFLGSPFQTVALDAIDQYKSEGILKIKDYAAIYVYKFNTTDEILKNKNIRRALALAIDRQSLIDNITKGEQKPALGMVPVAIKGFEEDRGYFKDNDVEEAKKALEQGMKELGISKPEDINITISFNTSEAHAAIAQFIQENWRKNLGINATLDNSEWQVYLDKLSNLDYQVGRLGWIADYNDAYTFLEQYDSAQNGNNDTGWENPEYTRLLRESNKETDPEKRLELLKQAEAIIIEEMPVAPIYYYTNLSVAKDYVKNMETDILGNIYLKYVDVE
- a CDS encoding ABC transporter permease; translated protein: MLKYILKRIVLMFIALLIIITATFFLMKAAPGNPFASEKDFPPEIEANLRAKYGLDNPWYIQYKDYLLNTLTFDFGESMKYKNRSTNDIIADGFPVSLSLGLEAMFLAVGIGVLLGIIAALYHNRVIDYFATTIAVLGISIPSFVMAGLMQYFISLKLGLFPVAGWNGFKYSVLPALAIALTHAGYIAKLVRSSMLEQNNSEYVKLARAKGLGKWTITFKHTLRNALMPVITYLGPLTAGVVTGSFVIEQIFAIPGLGRHFVQSITNRDYTVIMGTTVFYAIILMLAVLIVDILYTIIDPRIKLKGGAKK
- a CDS encoding ABC transporter permease, encoding MFTVVGTRLEEGDKLAKKPVSFWKEVFLRFNQNKLAVTGVIILFLITLFAIFVPELSQYSYRDQLGVYNAAPSKEHWFGTDDLGRDIFVRVWFGARISLFIGITAAIIDLIIGVLWGSISGLIGGRVDDIMMRIVDILSAIPYLLVVIILLVVMEQGLLPMIIALSITGWINMARIVRGEVLSIKNREFVLASRTLGARNWHLIIRHIIPNALGAILVTMTLTIPSAIFTESFLSFLGLGVNQPIASWGTMASEGMGGLRVAPWRLFFPAFLISLTIFAFNAVGDGLRDALDPKLRK